From Pyrenophora tritici-repentis strain M4 chromosome 1, whole genome shotgun sequence, the proteins below share one genomic window:
- a CDS encoding SpoVK, ATPase AAA+ class, producing the protein MDKKNSSNNKADDSTQARWGNLMQGQWSSASHGPYSPQGPLRGYALTTGNMVPNPTSLSSLAIGVLNRGENAYLLQYMESEIFKSTLGKIKERTNIDVVVLLAAGLALQKAKKSITELMISIMDHFKQQATSSVKIGKQDSTKYNGILRLSAEKTSSNCSSWLKYGKADRFFWHKNTFFSPEVFGPEKNGDKPTDNGKDKKDNNEWGNALRCEDPSPQGHLIVWCFVNSLLPIRNLLIDVDDRFVKNKKLSVTKIIANEDPESIQREKRALATIDMEPEKLDAIREDVEAFFDKNTRVLCRDTGTPYRRGYLLHGPPAFSSLPYRCVVLIEDIDCPGAEVGKRDEQPGQASHLEDEGDAKIDENTALNFIETAMENFILQQNKHNEEMLQRFTDAQDQGARILRHRRSSTQAKLPEAPKKVTLSGLLNVIDNATAAEGRLLITTSNHPEKLDKALLRKGRVDRHFELGYATKITAELTFNRIFGQDTRKRHTMAAINRFAKAFSAQFPTYSEVTTATPAHYCMQYQRRPCEAVRDFAKYLELGDDMWVYSIAKPQNVPKDRINVPEAFDQEMLELRPVDFCRKDAIPKDLSASDAKAASSMWRPWTWSRATTVDGKSQSPPAKELS; encoded by the exons ATGGACAAGAAGAACTCCTCGAACAACAAAGCCGACGATTCCACGCAAGCTCGGTGGGGTAACCTTATGCAAGGCCAATGGAGCTCGGCTTCACATGGCCCGTATAGCCCACAAGGCCCTCTTAGAGGCTATGCTCTCACAACTGGGAACATGGTCCCAAACCCAACATCCCTTTCGTCACTCGCAATCGGTGTGCTCAATCGCGGCGAGAATGCCTACCTCTTGCAATACATGGAGAGCGAGATTTTCAAGTCTACCTTGGGAAAAATCAAGGAGCGTACTAATATCGACGTTGTCGTGCTTCTGGCAGCGGGCTTGGCTCTCCAGAAGGCAAAGAAAAGTATAACCGAGCTCATGATATCTATTATGGACCACTTCAAGCAGCAAGCAACGAGCTCGGTGAAGATAGGTAAACAAGACTCGACAAAGTATAATGGAATACTTCGTCTCTCTGCTGAAAAGACATCCTCGAACTGCAGTTCGTGGCTGAA ATACGGCAAGGCTGATCGCTTCTTCTGGCATAAGAATACATTTTTCTCGCCGGAGGTCTTCGGTCCCGAAAAGAACGGTGATAAGCCTACCGACAATGGCAAAGATAAAAAGGATAACAATGAGTGGGGCAACGCCCTTCGTTGCGAAGATCCTAGTCCGCAAGGACATTTGATCGTCTGGTGTTTTGTAAATTCTCTTTTGCCCATTAGAAATCTCCTCATAGATGTTGACGATAGGTTTgtgaagaacaagaagctGTCCGTCACGAAGATCATTGCCAATGAGGACCCTGAGAGCATACAGCGCGAAAAGAGGGCGTTGGCAACGATCGACATGGAACCTGAGAAGCTCGATGCTATCCGTGAAGACGTCGAGGCCTTCTTCGATAAGAATACTCGCGTTCTTTGCCGCGATACAGGAACGCCCTACCGCCGCGGGTATCTCCTCCATGGCCCACCAG CTTTCTCCAGTTTACCTTACCGCTGTGTTGTTCTCATCGAGGATATCGACTGTCCCGGAGCCGAAGTAGGCAAACGTGATGAGCAGCCAGGTCAGGCATCTCATCTTGAAGATGAAGGCGACGCAAAAATCGACGAAAACACAGCTCTGAATTTCATTGAAACCGCAATGGAAAATTTCATCCTCCAGCAGAATAAGCACAACGAGGAGATGCTGCAGCGATTCACCGACGCCCAAGACCAAGGGGCCAGAATCCTCCGCCATCGAAGAAGTTCAACTCAAGCCAAACTCCCAGAAGCGCCCAAGAAGGTCACTCTAAGTGGTCTCCTCAACGTCATCGATAACGCGACAGCCGCAGAAGGCCGTCTACTGATCACGACCTCGAACCACCCCGAGAAGCTAGACAAGGCCTTATTACGCAAAGGCCGAGTTGACCGCCACTTCGAACTCGGCTACGCGACCAAAATCACCGCCGAGCTCACCTTCAACCGCATCTTCGGCCAGGATACCCGCAAGCGACACACCATGGCCGCCATCAACCGCTTCGCCAAGGCCTTCAGTGCCCAATTTCCCACTTACAGCGAAGTCACCACGGCAACGCCGGCGCACTACTGCATGCAGTACCAGCGGCGGCCGTGCGAAGCCGTTCGCGACTTTGCAAAGTATTTGGAACTCGGCGATGATATGTGGGTATATAGTATCGCGAAGCCGCAGAATGTACCGAAGGACCGCATCAATGTGCCTGAGGCTTTTGATCAGGAGATGCTGGAACTCAGGCCTGTGGACTTTTGCCGTAAAGATGCCATTCCCAAGGATCTGTCAGCAAGCGATGCGAAAGCAGCAAGCTCGATGTGGCGCCCTTGGACTTGGAGTCGTGCAACTACTGTGGATGGTAAGAGCCAAAGTCCGCCTGCGAAAGAGTTGAGCTAA
- a CDS encoding Filament domain containing protein, which produces MNYASWIEEEKLKKTFIVATLASTLVGTFTASMGLWERVADRRQQHRQKAKDSKQDGEIKELKKQFEEAQQRAEGRQQEINRLRNGGSRDEVGNNFERDGMMIQRMYDQGFGRMGNRFAQGDAIVENQLQAQIISLQQTVINVLQDALYNDRQLTRADMAKLIAASNQARDGSLDALHQAQHRLGGSQVSGSTPRSISPVRSLPPHKRAPTAILDSNPENLFCQYALDLQYMQGKPLASSFAPGGSCTCPVCGVRLDVTSEDFWMIGKRTPIIIMDKTTGYETEIMETREFRLGQRFVIKCHTPDAEYACTICNKGSEVDAICRTVESLVKHVGTYHDVGELEREADLRETKVETKRMSLPAPRIPSPPRSATRGEVIYR; this is translated from the exons ATGAATTATGCATCATGGATTGAGgaggagaagctcaag AAAACCTTCATCGTAGCGACACTGGCCTCGACGCTCGTCGGCACTTTTACGGCGTCAATGGGATTATGGGAGCGTGTCGCGGATAGGCGCCAACAACATCGACAAAAGGCCAAGGATTCAAAACAAGATGGCGAAATAAAAGAGCTGAAGAAGCAATTCGAAGAGGCGCAGCAGAGAGCAGAGGGGAGACAACAAGAGATTAATCGTTTGAGAAACGGAGGCAGTCGCGACGAGGTGGGCAACAACTTTGAGAGGGATGGAATGATGATCCAGAGGATGTACGATCAGGGCTTTGGCAGAATGGGCAACCGATTTGCGCAGGGCGATG CCATCGTTGAGAACCAACTCCAGGCGCAAATCATTTCTCTCCAGCAGACAGTCATCAATGTCCTCCAAGACGCCCTCTACAACGATCGCCAACTGACCCGCGCCGATATGGCTAAGCTTATAGCCGCCTCCAATCAAGCCCGCGATGGTTCCCTCGATGCCCTCCATCAAGCCCAACATCGTCTGGGTGGCTCACAAGTAAGCGGTAGTACTCCGCGGTCCATCTCGCCAGTTCGATCACTCCCTCCCCACAAGCGCGCCCCTACCGCTATCCTCGACAGCAATCCCGAAAACCTCTTCTGCCAATATGCCCTCGATCTACAATACATGCAAGGCAAACCCCTTGCCTCTTCCTTTGCACCAGGTGGCAGCTGCACATGCCCCGTCTGTGGTGTCCGCTTGGACGTGACATCAGAAGATTTCTGGATGATCGGCAAACGCACGCCTATCATAATCATGGACAAAACAACTGGCTATGAAACTGAGATCATGGAGACGCGTGAGTTTCGACTTGGCCAGCGTTTCGTAATCAAATGTCACACGCCAGACGCAGAGTATGCTTGCACGATATGCAACAAGGGCAGCGAGGTAGATGCCATCTGCCGGACCGTCGAGAGTCTAGTAAAGCATGTGGGCACGTACCACGATGTGGGCGAGTTGGAGCGCGAGGCAGATCTCAGGGAGACGAAAGTTGAGACTAAGCGGATGAGCCTGCCAGCGCCGCGGATACCTAGTCCACCGCGCTCGGCAACTAGGGGGGAGGTTATTTATAGGTGA